One stretch of Lysobacterales bacterium DNA includes these proteins:
- a CDS encoding polysaccharide deacetylase family protein — MSLPVTVSLTFDDALPEHLDVAVPTLERHRLRASFYVNVGSESFCSRMQDWTAVAMRGHELGNHTVFHPGVSSKPWVTHGIALDDYSLDRMRHELVVANRILQAIDGRTTRSFAFPCSNPWLGRPGWPRRVLTRLGLERTRIMGFVDRHRLDVGSQRRDYSPLVREFFPAARCGGVAPDALPALPEDWHRVRAVDGDGANLSGLRSALETAVGRTRWAVFVFHGVGGGHRLNVERGTFASFCADLANDPRVEVLPFIDAALRLGAKEPRLA, encoded by the coding sequence ATGAGTCTTCCCGTTACAGTGTCTTTGACGTTTGACGACGCACTTCCCGAACATCTCGACGTCGCAGTCCCAACGCTCGAGCGACATCGATTGCGCGCAAGCTTTTACGTCAACGTCGGAAGTGAGTCCTTTTGCTCGCGCATGCAGGACTGGACTGCCGTGGCGATGCGCGGCCACGAACTTGGCAACCACACGGTGTTCCATCCTGGCGTGTCGAGCAAGCCATGGGTCACCCACGGGATAGCACTCGATGACTACTCATTGGACCGGATGCGCCACGAACTAGTGGTTGCCAACCGCATTCTGCAAGCAATTGACGGACGAACGACCCGCAGCTTTGCCTTTCCATGCAGCAATCCGTGGTTGGGTCGGCCCGGCTGGCCTCGACGCGTGCTAACCAGACTGGGTCTAGAACGTACACGCATCATGGGCTTTGTAGACCGACATCGTCTGGATGTCGGCTCGCAGCGCAGGGATTACTCGCCGCTGGTTCGTGAGTTTTTCCCCGCCGCGCGTTGCGGAGGTGTCGCACCGGACGCTCTGCCGGCGCTGCCGGAGGACTGGCATCGCGTTCGCGCCGTGGATGGCGACGGCGCCAATCTTTCGGGCTTGCGAAGCGCCCTTGAAACTGCAGTGGGAAGAACACGATGGGCAGTATTCGTGTTCCATGGGGTCGGCGGCGGTCACCGCTTGAATGTCGAGCGCGGGACCTTCGCGTCGTTTTGCGCCGACCTCGCCAACGACCCGCGCGTAGAGGTCTTGCCGTTCATCGACGCCGCGTTGCGCCTCGGTGCCAAGGAGCCGCGTCTTGCCTGA
- a CDS encoding glycosyltransferase family 2 protein has translation MPEIVPGLVSTIIPAFNRADMLRHAVDSVLAQTWRPIEILICDDGSTDDTVATGQRLEADHPGVVFYEWAQNRGAGSARERGRLRARGEFIQYLDSDDSIWPRKFEVQIAALRAKPECGAAYGRIRLCPEGEPPGDVPYKWSGREFTSLFPMLLVDRWWNTNAPLWRRTTTDAIGPWSDLRYSQDWEYDARAGGLGIKLVYCPEFVTDQRQHSGTRQTGGGRWLSPQDRVRFFAALLANACRAGVALDAPEMKHFARWVFRQARECGASGAAGAAADLLSIARAASGGGTSDMSAYRWLAKFIGWKTSAIVSDRASAWLGRRSGADTLRQSWMD, from the coding sequence TTGCCTGAAATCGTCCCTGGCCTCGTATCGACGATCATCCCGGCGTTCAACAGGGCCGACATGTTGCGCCATGCGGTCGACAGTGTTCTGGCACAGACATGGCGGCCCATCGAGATCCTGATCTGCGACGACGGTTCCACCGACGACACTGTCGCAACAGGCCAGCGACTGGAAGCAGACCATCCCGGCGTCGTGTTTTATGAGTGGGCCCAGAACCGCGGTGCAGGCTCGGCCCGCGAACGCGGCCGACTTCGGGCCCGCGGCGAGTTCATCCAGTATCTGGACAGTGACGATTCGATTTGGCCGCGCAAATTCGAGGTACAAATCGCAGCACTTCGCGCCAAGCCGGAATGCGGCGCTGCCTACGGCCGGATTCGCCTCTGTCCCGAAGGCGAACCGCCCGGAGACGTCCCCTACAAATGGTCCGGCCGAGAATTCACGTCGCTGTTTCCGATGCTGCTCGTCGATCGCTGGTGGAACACCAATGCTCCGCTTTGGCGGCGCACGACCACGGATGCGATCGGTCCATGGAGCGACCTGCGCTACTCGCAGGACTGGGAGTACGACGCACGCGCCGGCGGCTTGGGTATCAAGCTGGTCTACTGCCCGGAGTTCGTGACGGACCAGCGCCAACATTCGGGCACCCGCCAAACCGGCGGTGGTCGCTGGCTATCGCCGCAGGATCGCGTCCGCTTCTTTGCGGCCCTGCTGGCGAATGCCTGCAGGGCGGGCGTTGCACTCGATGCACCGGAAATGAAGCATTTTGCTCGTTGGGTCTTTCGACAAGCGAGAGAATGCGGTGCGTCAGGCGCCGCCGGAGCAGCCGCTGATCTACTTTCGATTGCTCGCGCCGCCTCAGGTGGCGGCACCAGCGACATGAGCGCCTATCGATGGCTGGCGAAGTTCATCGGCTGGAAAACAAGCGCCATCGTGTCCGACCGCGCCAGTGCCTGGCTCGGCCGCAGAAGCGGTGCCGATACCTTGCGCCAATCCTGGATGGACTGA
- a CDS encoding glycosyltransferase family 2 protein, translating to MSVYNSAGSLTRTLDSILLQEGVDFEFIVIDDGSTDGSGEILDQRAALDARLVVVHQDNAGLTAALRLGASSHAAYTLPAKMPAVTSPCPRDLRRNCERWRAVQKRSWSAAALVSLDPTMSFCLT from the coding sequence ATGAGCGTCTACAACAGCGCAGGGTCGTTGACACGAACGCTCGACAGCATCCTGCTGCAGGAAGGCGTCGATTTCGAGTTCATCGTTATCGACGACGGGTCGACAGATGGCAGCGGGGAAATCCTCGATCAACGCGCTGCGCTCGACGCGCGCTTGGTTGTCGTGCATCAAGACAATGCGGGTCTGACGGCAGCGCTCAGGTTGGGTGCGAGCTCGCACGCGGCGTATACATTGCCCGCCAAGATGCCGGCGGTGACATCTCCATGCCCTCGCGACTTGCGGCGCAACTGCGAGCGCTGGAGAGCTGTCCAGAAGCGGTCATGGTCAGCTGCGGCACTCGTTTCGTTGGACCCGACGATGAGTTTCTGTTTGACGTAG
- a CDS encoding class I SAM-dependent methyltransferase: MKPPVFRSDWPDDVKALYRHDVQEIWDQRIAPQIWTSYHNQLDMYLAIAGSKPLSILDVGCAQGTLALLLAERGHSVTAVDLRPQFLSYAQSRQTHGDIAFRTIDVLTDPIPGRYDLVFANQIIEHLVYPTRLCRRLFDVLVPGGRIVITTPSWHYVRNSLPNLASLGDPSRWEHLQNSADGDGHFYAYTVDELAQSVAEAGFADVSVESYETPVISGHMKVRYLQRLLPYRVLQRIDRLLLAMPFAGRRLGYQLLCTGVRPGAGS, from the coding sequence ATGAAACCACCCGTATTTCGATCGGACTGGCCCGATGACGTCAAGGCGCTCTATCGCCATGACGTTCAGGAGATTTGGGACCAACGGATCGCGCCGCAGATCTGGACGTCGTACCACAATCAGTTGGACATGTACCTGGCGATCGCCGGCTCCAAGCCGCTGTCGATTCTGGATGTGGGTTGCGCGCAGGGCACGCTCGCCCTGCTCTTGGCGGAGCGTGGACACAGCGTCACTGCAGTGGACTTGAGGCCGCAGTTCCTGTCCTATGCGCAGAGCCGACAAACCCACGGCGACATCGCCTTCCGGACCATTGACGTACTGACTGACCCCATCCCGGGCAGGTACGACCTCGTCTTTGCGAACCAGATCATCGAACATCTGGTCTACCCAACACGGCTATGCCGGCGTCTCTTTGACGTCCTGGTACCGGGCGGGCGCATCGTGATCACCACACCAAGTTGGCACTACGTGCGGAACTCTCTTCCAAACCTCGCTTCGCTCGGAGATCCGAGTCGCTGGGAGCATCTCCAAAATAGTGCCGACGGTGATGGCCACTTCTACGCGTATACCGTCGACGAACTGGCGCAATCAGTGGCCGAAGCCGGCTTCGCGGACGTCAGCGTCGAGTCCTACGAAACCCCTGTCATTTCCGGCCATATGAAGGTGCGCTATCTGCAGCGCCTTCTGCCGTACCGCGTACTCCAAAGGATCGACCGCTTGCTGCTAGCAATGCCGTTCGCCGGGAGGCGACTCGGATACCAGCTGCTTTGCACGGGCGTGCGCCCCGGCGCCGGATCATGA
- a CDS encoding glycosyltransferase family 2 protein: protein MQLAIVIPSYQRGSTLLESALHLLALSPPADELLIVDQSPQHSETVEQSLRALHESGRIHWLRLERPSIPHAMNVGLLEAKSDRVLFLDDDIVPDAALVAMHRLADASLVAGMVLQPGQRAESLKAGEAFRFNSDTPAEIREFMGGNFSIRRDSALALGGFDENFVGAAYRFEAEFAHRYVQAHGPIRYEPRAIIHHLQIPTGGTRAHGHHLRTLQPTHSVGAYYELLRTRRPGWWRQILWRPIRAVRTRHHLRRPWWIPLTLLAELRGLVWAVSLNRKGPRLLGANT, encoded by the coding sequence ATGCAGTTGGCGATCGTGATTCCGAGTTATCAGCGCGGCTCCACCTTGCTGGAAAGCGCGCTTCACTTGCTGGCGTTGAGTCCACCGGCCGATGAGCTGCTGATAGTGGACCAGTCGCCGCAACACTCTGAGACGGTAGAGCAGAGCCTGCGGGCCCTCCACGAATCCGGTCGAATTCATTGGCTTCGACTCGAACGACCGAGCATTCCGCACGCGATGAATGTCGGGCTGCTGGAAGCAAAGTCAGACCGAGTGCTGTTTCTCGACGACGACATCGTGCCCGACGCCGCACTGGTTGCGATGCACCGGTTGGCCGACGCCAGCCTGGTCGCCGGCATGGTGCTACAGCCGGGGCAGCGCGCGGAGTCGCTGAAGGCGGGCGAAGCTTTCCGCTTCAACAGCGATACGCCCGCAGAGATCCGCGAGTTCATGGGGGGAAATTTCTCGATCCGGCGCGACAGTGCCCTCGCGCTCGGCGGCTTCGACGAGAACTTCGTTGGCGCCGCCTACCGCTTCGAAGCCGAGTTCGCGCACCGCTATGTGCAGGCGCACGGACCAATTCGCTACGAGCCGCGCGCGATCATCCATCACCTGCAGATTCCCACCGGGGGCACCCGCGCGCATGGTCACCATCTGCGCACGCTGCAACCGACCCATTCGGTTGGTGCGTATTACGAACTGCTGCGCACGCGTCGCCCTGGCTGGTGGCGCCAGATATTGTGGCGGCCGATCCGCGCGGTTCGCACTCGCCACCATCTGCGCCGACCTTGGTGGATCCCGCTCACGCTTCTTGCCGAGCTTCGTGGCTTGGTCTGGGCGGTTTCGCTGAACCGCAAGGGACCGAGACTACTGGGCGCGAACACATGA
- a CDS encoding acyltransferase encodes MTDAGYRAHIDGLRAVAVLAVVAYHAGAPGFVGGYVGVDVFFVISGFLITALLFREFEVHGDVSLRGFYERRVRRLAPALLLVIAASLLLGASFLTPIGGEQQGLAKSAIATIALVSNLYFARTTGGYFDAPTETQPLLHTWSLSVEEQFYLAWPLMLLLTARCGVRRGVGPAPAVLGVLIVTFAISLTLSIITTPTFPQFAFFGTPTRAWEFAAGALVFFLVRGRQAPIPGAGALAMLGLAGVLWSATTYSLDTPFPGYQAAVPVLATAAVLLGCEHAATSWCTRVLSVPVLVGVGLISYSLYLWHWPLLVIARLHTLGEIGSAGIAAVCATAFLLAWLSYRYVEQPVRQKQVRLMTTPMRTFAVGAAGSLLIVVLAGLLGAWAKLIWTGDPANAAMQSALAEMHKVRLACWQSRPYEGSLLARADCDQPQTGRSPSILVWGDSHASHLMPAIGAVASQAGSSARIRFMPECPPLVGYSPTLVGLQRVRGCEQFNLDVLAEVEQLRAAGLNTVVIAARWSAYVSNPRALAMAHDGLEATLSRIGALGLRALVVAPVPEFYHEVPTCLARRPPMACGISRDQADANRAVAWSLLSLATDRVESVTLIDPFPLVCSQRDCPAYDRGEVLFSDAHHLSELGSMRLRPAFSELLSRQFSRVQFALDTNPGPR; translated from the coding sequence ATGACTGACGCGGGCTATCGTGCTCATATTGACGGTCTTCGCGCCGTGGCGGTGCTGGCGGTGGTCGCTTACCACGCCGGCGCACCCGGATTCGTCGGGGGTTATGTCGGTGTCGACGTGTTCTTCGTGATCTCCGGCTTCCTGATCACCGCACTGTTGTTCCGCGAGTTCGAGGTTCACGGCGACGTCTCGCTGCGCGGCTTCTACGAACGCCGGGTGCGCCGCCTGGCGCCGGCACTGCTGCTGGTCATCGCAGCCTCGTTGTTGCTCGGTGCGTCGTTCCTGACACCGATCGGCGGCGAGCAGCAGGGTCTCGCCAAGTCGGCCATTGCCACGATCGCGCTGGTGTCGAATCTCTACTTTGCCAGAACCACGGGCGGCTACTTCGACGCGCCCACCGAAACGCAGCCGCTGCTGCACACCTGGTCGCTCTCGGTCGAGGAGCAGTTCTACCTGGCTTGGCCCCTGATGCTGTTGCTGACGGCGCGCTGCGGGGTGCGCCGCGGTGTCGGACCGGCGCCTGCGGTGCTGGGCGTGCTGATCGTGACCTTCGCGATTTCGTTGACGCTGTCGATCATCACGACGCCGACCTTTCCGCAATTCGCGTTTTTCGGCACACCGACGCGCGCCTGGGAGTTCGCCGCGGGCGCGCTCGTCTTCTTCCTCGTTCGCGGGCGCCAGGCGCCGATCCCAGGTGCAGGGGCGCTCGCGATGCTCGGCCTGGCCGGCGTGCTCTGGAGCGCGACGACCTACTCGCTGGACACGCCGTTTCCCGGCTATCAAGCGGCGGTTCCGGTGCTCGCGACCGCCGCGGTGCTGCTCGGCTGCGAGCACGCAGCGACGAGCTGGTGCACGCGTGTGTTGTCGGTCCCGGTGCTGGTCGGGGTCGGGCTGATTTCGTACTCGCTCTATCTTTGGCACTGGCCGCTGCTGGTCATCGCCAGACTGCACACGCTTGGCGAGATCGGATCGGCGGGCATCGCCGCGGTCTGTGCCACGGCGTTCCTGCTTGCCTGGCTGAGTTATCGCTACGTGGAGCAGCCGGTCCGCCAGAAACAGGTTCGCCTGATGACGACGCCGATGCGGACGTTTGCCGTCGGCGCCGCAGGCTCGCTGCTCATCGTCGTGCTGGCCGGACTCCTCGGCGCCTGGGCGAAGCTGATCTGGACCGGCGATCCGGCAAACGCGGCAATGCAATCGGCGCTCGCGGAGATGCACAAGGTGCGCCTGGCCTGCTGGCAGTCCCGCCCGTACGAGGGATCGCTGTTGGCGCGGGCAGATTGCGACCAGCCCCAGACCGGGCGATCACCGAGCATCCTGGTTTGGGGCGACTCGCACGCGTCCCACCTGATGCCGGCCATCGGTGCGGTCGCGAGTCAGGCAGGTTCGTCCGCGCGCATTCGCTTCATGCCGGAATGCCCGCCCTTGGTCGGGTACTCACCAACTCTGGTCGGGCTGCAGCGTGTGCGCGGCTGCGAGCAGTTCAACCTGGATGTGCTGGCCGAGGTAGAGCAGTTGCGTGCCGCCGGTTTGAATACGGTCGTCATCGCAGCGCGGTGGTCGGCCTACGTGAGCAATCCGCGGGCACTGGCAATGGCGCATGACGGCCTGGAAGCGACTCTGAGCCGAATCGGCGCGCTTGGCCTGCGAGCGCTGGTCGTTGCGCCGGTTCCTGAGTTCTACCACGAGGTCCCAACTTGCCTCGCACGGCGCCCGCCAATGGCATGCGGCATCTCCAGGGATCAGGCAGATGCAAACCGGGCCGTCGCGTGGTCGCTGCTGTCGCTCGCGACCGACCGGGTCGAGTCGGTCACGCTGATCGATCCATTCCCGTTGGTGTGTTCGCAGCGCGATTGTCCGGCCTATGACCGCGGCGAAGTCTTGTTCAGCGACGCGCACCATCTCTCGGAGTTGGGCTCCATGCGATTGCGGCCAGCGTTCTCCGAGTTGCTTTCTCGTCAGTTCAGCCGCGTGCAGTTCGCGCTGGACACGAACCCGGGTCCGCGATGA
- a CDS encoding glycosyltransferase family 4 protein — translation MPGIDSAQRAATAATRHRLRIAVATTHPIQYQVPWLQRLAARDDIDLQVYFAMLPDAREQGREFGVAFAWDLDLLAGYRSRVLQNQSRRPSLTTFSGCDTPEIVDEIRAGRFDAVIVNGWGSKTALQALYACRRHGVPCLVRGEANGLRPRAWWKRWLHRALIARYSACLAIGTRNRDYYLAAGVPPSRIFPTPYCIDNARFAASADAQRAAPGRAALCTHFGLEPQRTTFLFSGKFVDKKHPLDAIAALRVARAQGADVQLLMVGDGPLRATLETAGHGLPVRFAGFLNQSQMAAAYAAGDCLVLPSDSGETWGLVVNEAMASGLPVIVSDQVGCAADLVQPGVTGDVYPCRDVHALAARMQVHAADRNQLLTMGMNARALVFASFSFELVVDGVLAALHAVAPKTVDATCRCCLSRWSPCSR, via the coding sequence ATGCCTGGCATTGATTCGGCGCAGCGCGCAGCGACAGCAGCGACCAGGCATCGGCTCAGGATTGCCGTCGCCACAACCCATCCCATCCAGTACCAAGTGCCGTGGCTGCAGCGTCTGGCTGCGCGCGACGACATCGACCTGCAGGTCTACTTCGCAATGCTGCCGGATGCGCGCGAGCAGGGACGCGAGTTCGGTGTCGCCTTTGCGTGGGACCTGGACCTGCTCGCCGGCTACCGCTCTCGAGTACTGCAGAACCAGTCGCGTCGGCCGTCACTGACGACGTTTTCCGGCTGCGACACGCCGGAAATCGTCGACGAAATCCGGGCCGGGCGCTTCGACGCAGTAATCGTCAACGGCTGGGGCAGCAAGACCGCGTTGCAGGCCCTGTACGCCTGCCGGCGCCACGGCGTGCCCTGCCTGGTGCGCGGTGAGGCCAACGGCTTGCGTCCGCGAGCATGGTGGAAGCGCTGGCTGCATCGGGCCTTGATCGCGCGATACAGCGCATGCCTCGCGATCGGCACGCGCAATCGCGACTACTATCTTGCCGCCGGCGTGCCGCCGTCGCGGATCTTTCCGACCCCCTACTGCATCGACAATGCACGCTTCGCGGCCAGTGCCGACGCCCAACGTGCGGCACCCGGACGCGCGGCCCTGTGCACGCATTTCGGGCTGGAGCCGCAACGCACCACTTTCCTGTTCTCCGGCAAGTTCGTCGACAAGAAGCATCCACTCGATGCGATTGCGGCCTTGCGCGTCGCGCGTGCGCAGGGCGCCGACGTCCAGCTCCTGATGGTGGGTGACGGTCCGCTGCGCGCTACGCTGGAGACGGCCGGCCATGGACTTCCGGTACGCTTCGCCGGATTCCTGAATCAATCGCAAATGGCCGCAGCGTACGCGGCAGGCGACTGTCTGGTCCTGCCTTCCGATTCGGGAGAAACCTGGGGGCTGGTGGTTAACGAGGCGATGGCAAGCGGGTTGCCGGTGATCGTCAGCGACCAGGTGGGGTGCGCCGCGGATCTGGTGCAGCCGGGTGTGACAGGCGACGTGTATCCCTGCCGCGACGTCCATGCACTGGCTGCGCGGATGCAGGTCCACGCTGCGGACCGCAACCAACTCCTGACCATGGGCATGAACGCACGGGCGCTCGTATTCGCAAGCTTCTCCTTCGAGCTCGTCGTCGACGGCGTGCTCGCTGCCCTGCACGCGGTGGCGCCGAAGACGGTGGACGCCACATGCCGATGCTGCTTGTCGCGATGGTCGCCTTGTTCACGCTGA
- a CDS encoding glycosyltransferase family 4 protein, which yields MPEPLRVVLISTACMALPGSMRAYAETLQRALDLHARDIDVQLLELAPKTASGPVAQRLELLMLPIKARLRGGRAPDVWHVLDGSRAYVAAGLRRAPVVVTVHDIIPWLQAQGRFAAAPATGTGARWLWRRNANAMRKAAALICVSHSTESDTRDSFGVAAHTCHVVASPLPRGLSGELGRSSKIQREAGIMLHVGHNGFYKNRAQVLRIFARLEPTIARQLVMIGPPATAELHALAGALGIHERVRWLGDADDALLADWYRRAAVLVFPSLYEGYGWPVLEAMAFGLPVVCSNAGSLPEVAGDVVPCVAPDDIDGFVTHIELLLREPARAAAASASGLQRAAAFSSERFAHEMSAVYRSAAATPRERRQG from the coding sequence ATGCCTGAGCCATTGCGGGTCGTATTGATCAGCACCGCGTGCATGGCCTTACCCGGCAGCATGCGCGCCTACGCCGAAACCCTGCAGCGGGCGCTGGACCTGCACGCGCGGGATATCGATGTGCAATTGCTTGAGCTCGCGCCGAAGACCGCATCGGGCCCGGTCGCGCAACGACTGGAATTGCTGATGCTGCCGATCAAGGCACGGCTTCGCGGCGGCAGGGCGCCCGATGTCTGGCATGTGCTCGATGGCAGTCGCGCCTATGTCGCCGCCGGACTTCGCCGCGCGCCGGTCGTGGTGACGGTGCACGACATCATTCCCTGGCTGCAGGCGCAGGGTCGCTTTGCGGCTGCGCCCGCCACCGGAACCGGTGCGCGCTGGTTGTGGCGTCGCAATGCAAACGCGATGCGCAAAGCGGCTGCGTTGATCTGTGTGAGCCACTCGACTGAGAGCGATACCCGAGACAGCTTTGGTGTAGCCGCGCACACCTGCCATGTCGTCGCTTCGCCTTTGCCCCGTGGCCTGTCCGGTGAACTCGGCCGAAGCAGCAAGATCCAGCGGGAAGCGGGCATCATGTTGCACGTTGGCCACAACGGCTTCTACAAGAATCGAGCGCAAGTGCTGCGCATCTTCGCGCGCCTGGAACCAACGATCGCACGCCAGCTGGTGATGATCGGCCCGCCCGCCACTGCCGAGCTGCATGCGCTGGCCGGGGCCTTGGGCATACACGAGCGCGTACGTTGGCTCGGCGATGCCGACGATGCGCTGCTTGCTGACTGGTATCGGCGCGCGGCGGTGCTGGTGTTTCCATCGCTGTACGAAGGGTATGGCTGGCCGGTACTGGAGGCGATGGCCTTCGGCCTGCCGGTGGTGTGCAGCAATGCGGGCTCTCTGCCCGAGGTGGCCGGCGATGTGGTGCCGTGCGTGGCGCCGGACGACATCGACGGCTTCGTCACGCACATCGAGCTGCTGCTGCGCGAACCCGCCCGCGCCGCGGCCGCGAGTGCCTCGGGGTTGCAGCGTGCGGCCGCGTTCAGCAGCGAACGATTCGCGCACGAGATGAGCGCGGTGTACCGTTCGGCGGCAGCGACGCCACGCGAGAGGAGGCAAGGATGA
- a CDS encoding GDP-mannose 4,6-dehydratase, translating to MRTALIFGVSGQDGALLARLLLDKGYAVHGSSRDAQMNGFGNLDRVGARERVQVHSAVTTDFRSVAQVLGKVMPDEVYLLAGQSSVGLSFEQPAETLESIAVGTLNVLEAIRFLKANTRLYHAGSSECFGDVGAAADEQTAFRPRSPYAVAKASAHWMVANYREAYGLYACTGILFNHESPLRPARFVTRKVIAAAVRIADGSGERLQLGNLDIERDWGWAPEYVDAMWRMLQQPRAEDYVIATGQSHSLRDFVAIAFRAVALDWREHVDYDDSLRRPSDIAHSVGRPGKALRELGWRAQSSLEDVITRMIAAERGQPWPMTTG from the coding sequence ATCAGGACCGCGCTGATTTTTGGTGTCTCCGGCCAGGACGGCGCACTGCTCGCACGCCTGCTGCTCGACAAGGGTTATGCCGTGCATGGCAGTTCGCGCGACGCGCAGATGAACGGCTTCGGCAACCTCGACCGCGTCGGCGCACGCGAGCGCGTGCAGGTGCATTCGGCAGTCACCACCGACTTCCGCAGTGTCGCCCAGGTGCTCGGCAAGGTGATGCCCGACGAGGTCTACCTGCTGGCCGGGCAAAGTTCGGTCGGACTCTCATTCGAGCAGCCGGCCGAGACTCTGGAGAGCATCGCGGTCGGCACCCTGAACGTGCTCGAGGCGATCCGCTTCCTGAAGGCGAACACGCGCCTGTATCACGCCGGCTCTAGTGAGTGTTTCGGTGATGTCGGCGCTGCCGCCGACGAGCAGACGGCGTTCCGCCCGCGCAGCCCGTATGCAGTCGCGAAGGCGAGTGCGCACTGGATGGTCGCGAACTATCGCGAGGCCTACGGGCTGTATGCCTGCACCGGGATCCTGTTCAACCACGAGTCGCCGCTGCGTCCGGCGCGTTTCGTCACGCGCAAGGTGATCGCCGCAGCGGTGCGCATCGCCGACGGCAGCGGCGAACGCCTGCAGCTCGGCAACCTCGACATCGAACGCGACTGGGGCTGGGCGCCGGAATACGTCGACGCAATGTGGCGCATGCTGCAACAACCGCGTGCCGAGGACTACGTGATCGCGACCGGGCAGTCGCATTCGCTGCGCGACTTCGTCGCGATCGCATTCCGCGCGGTCGCGCTCGACTGGCGCGAACACGTCGACTACGACGACAGCCTGCGCCGTCCGAGCGACATCGCGCACAGTGTCGGCCGCCCCGGCAAGGCACTGCGCGAACTCGGCTGGCGCGCGCAGAGTTCGCTCGAAGACGTGATCACGCGCATGATCGCCGCCGAGCGCGGGCAGCCCTGGCCGATGACGACCGGCTGA
- a CDS encoding glycosyltransferase has product MRIAIDALPINNFSGRNVLGGHLRNLAAAADGRHSLHVFHHAGNRDLRRDLGAQVEWIECAGVDGGWVRRLLWQRFNMQRRLDAIGADLLLSTSGALVPGVHTPQAVLVQNPWCFFPQFHGTTLERLKARLQRHGYRRAQREGAALFYLSDYMARAYRDNAVSAPRHGATVLVGVDDGMFVQAATEGVPDFVQRAPEIVTVSVMTPHKAVEDVLAALALLRQRNIDARLALVGPWSDPGYRAQIEVHIDTLGLRDVVTITGAVSAAELVAHYRRARVFCLLSRCESFGIPAVEAQVFGTPTVVADVCAPPEIAGPGGMCVAPGDITAAADALQRLLCDEPTWRTESDSALANAERFRWSRLSRPIIDFIEQWQAAA; this is encoded by the coding sequence ATGCGCATCGCGATCGACGCGTTGCCGATCAACAATTTTTCCGGGCGCAATGTGCTCGGCGGACACCTGCGCAATCTCGCCGCCGCGGCCGACGGACGACACAGCCTTCATGTCTTCCACCATGCCGGCAATCGCGACCTGCGTCGCGATCTCGGTGCGCAGGTCGAATGGATCGAATGCGCCGGTGTCGATGGCGGGTGGGTGCGGCGTTTGCTCTGGCAGCGCTTCAACATGCAGCGCCGGCTCGATGCGATCGGCGCCGATCTGCTGCTCTCGACCTCGGGCGCGCTGGTGCCGGGCGTGCATACTCCGCAGGCGGTGCTGGTGCAGAACCCGTGGTGCTTCTTCCCGCAATTCCATGGCACGACGCTGGAACGCCTCAAGGCGCGCTTGCAACGCCACGGTTATCGCCGAGCCCAACGCGAGGGTGCGGCGCTGTTCTATCTGTCCGACTACATGGCCCGCGCCTATCGCGACAATGCCGTCAGCGCGCCGCGCCACGGCGCCACCGTGCTGGTCGGTGTCGATGACGGCATGTTCGTGCAGGCCGCTACCGAGGGCGTACCGGACTTCGTGCAACGCGCGCCCGAGATCGTCACGGTGTCGGTGATGACCCCGCACAAGGCGGTCGAGGATGTGCTGGCGGCGCTGGCCCTGCTGCGACAGAGGAACATCGATGCACGCCTGGCCCTGGTCGGCCCGTGGTCTGATCCCGGATATCGCGCGCAGATCGAGGTGCACATCGACACGCTGGGGCTGCGCGATGTGGTCACGATCACTGGTGCGGTATCCGCAGCGGAATTGGTCGCGCACTATCGGCGCGCGCGTGTGTTCTGCCTGCTCAGTCGGTGTGAGTCCTTCGGCATTCCGGCGGTGGAAGCCCAGGTGTTCGGGACGCCGACGGTGGTCGCCGATGTCTGCGCACCGCCGGAAATTGCCGGACCCGGGGGCATGTGCGTGGCGCCGGGCGATATCACTGCCGCCGCCGATGCGTTGCAGCGGCTGCTGTGTGACGAGCCCACCTGGCGCACGGAGTCCGATTCCGCGCTGGCCAATGCCGAACGCTTCCGCTGGTCGCGCCTGAGCAGGCCGATCATCGACTTCATCGAACAGTGGCAGGCCGCCGCATGA